From the Halomonas meridiana genome, one window contains:
- the dut gene encoding dUTP diphosphatase, translating to MSSPRPRLQCHVLDERLHDYLPTYATAGSAGMDLRALLNEPLTLASGECQLVRTGLAIYIEDPGLAGMIFPRSGLGHKHGIVLGNLVGLIDSDYQGELMISVWNRGQASFTITPFERLAQYVLVPVVQADLDLVDRFTDSSRGSGGFGSTGRQ from the coding sequence ATGAGTAGCCCCCGCCCGCGCCTACAGTGCCACGTTTTGGACGAGCGTCTGCATGACTATCTGCCCACCTACGCCACGGCAGGCTCTGCAGGCATGGACTTACGGGCGTTGCTGAATGAGCCGCTGACGCTCGCCTCTGGCGAGTGTCAGCTCGTGCGCACTGGGCTGGCCATCTATATCGAAGACCCAGGCTTAGCGGGCATGATTTTTCCGCGCTCTGGCCTTGGCCATAAACACGGCATCGTACTGGGCAATCTGGTAGGTTTGATCGACTCCGACTACCAGGGCGAGCTGATGATCTCGGTCTGGAACCGCGGTCAGGCCAGCTTCACGATCACCCCCTTCGAACGGCTCGCCCAATACGTTCTGGTGCCCGTGGTGCAAGCTGATCTCGACCTCGTCGATCGCTTCACCGACTCGTCCCGCGGCAGCGGCGGTTTTGGCAGCACCGGACGTCAATAA
- a CDS encoding phosphomannomutase/phosphoglucomutase, with protein MTVPASIFRAYDIRGVVDDTLDDATTELIGRAVGSEAAARGEQTVIVARDGRTSGPRLQAALIRGLQAAGRDVIDIGMVPTPVLYFATHTLAESRSGVMLTGSHNPPDYNGFKIVLAGDTLSGDAITALFERIQAGNFTHGDGSVRHHDLRATYLERILSDVTLARPLSAVVDCGNGVAGELGPQLVERLGVATTPLFAEIDGRFPNHHPDPGKPENLQDLIRHVQQTGADIGLAFDGDGDRLGVVTPRGRMIYPDHLMMLFATDMLSRNPGAKVVFDIKCTGNLAKVISEAGGDPEMWRTGHSLIKARMKETGALLGGEMSGHLFFKERWYGFDDGLYSAARLLEILAQFQGDADAFFDQFPQDVSTPEINISVADEEKFAIIETLAREGDFGEGIKTTLDGIRVDYPDGWGLCRASNTTPALVLRFEGKDSEALARIRERFANALHGVAPTLTIPATTTA; from the coding sequence ATGACCGTACCCGCTTCGATATTTCGCGCCTATGACATTCGCGGCGTAGTAGATGACACACTTGACGACGCCACCACCGAGCTGATTGGCCGCGCCGTCGGCTCCGAAGCGGCCGCTCGGGGCGAACAGACGGTGATCGTGGCCCGGGATGGCCGCACCTCTGGGCCGCGCCTGCAGGCGGCGCTCATTCGCGGCCTACAGGCCGCAGGGCGGGACGTGATCGACATCGGCATGGTGCCCACACCGGTCCTCTACTTTGCCACGCATACGCTGGCAGAGAGCCGCTCAGGCGTGATGCTCACCGGTAGCCACAACCCGCCGGACTACAATGGCTTTAAAATCGTCCTGGCGGGCGACACCTTATCGGGCGACGCGATTACTGCGCTCTTTGAGCGCATTCAGGCAGGTAATTTCACCCACGGCGACGGTAGCGTTCGCCACCACGATTTGCGCGCCACCTACCTGGAGCGCATCTTGAGTGATGTGACACTGGCACGCCCGCTCAGCGCCGTGGTGGATTGCGGCAACGGTGTGGCGGGCGAATTAGGCCCCCAGCTCGTCGAACGTTTGGGCGTCGCCACCACGCCGCTGTTCGCCGAGATCGATGGGCGCTTCCCCAACCATCACCCCGACCCCGGTAAGCCTGAAAATCTGCAGGACCTGATTCGCCACGTTCAACAGACCGGTGCCGACATCGGCCTGGCCTTCGATGGCGACGGTGACCGTCTAGGCGTCGTCACGCCCCGAGGGCGCATGATTTATCCCGACCACCTGATGATGCTGTTTGCCACCGATATGCTGTCGCGCAACCCGGGCGCCAAAGTCGTCTTCGATATCAAGTGCACCGGCAACCTAGCGAAGGTGATTAGCGAGGCAGGCGGCGACCCCGAGATGTGGCGCACCGGCCACTCGCTCATCAAAGCGCGGATGAAAGAGACCGGCGCGCTGCTGGGCGGTGAAATGAGCGGTCATCTCTTTTTCAAGGAGCGCTGGTACGGTTTCGATGACGGCCTCTACTCGGCCGCTCGACTGCTGGAGATCCTTGCCCAGTTCCAAGGCGATGCGGACGCTTTTTTCGACCAGTTCCCCCAGGATGTCAGCACGCCAGAGATCAATATCAGCGTTGCCGATGAAGAAAAATTTGCCATTATCGAGACGCTTGCCAGAGAGGGCGACTTCGGCGAAGGTATCAAAACCACGCTGGATGGCATTCGCGTTGATTACCCAGACGGCTGGGGATTATGCCGCGCCTCAAACACGACGCCTGCACTGGTTCTGCGTTTCGAGGGAAAGGACAGCGAAGCACTTGCTCGCATCCGTGAACGCTTTGCAAACGCGCTGCACGGTGTCGCACCTACACTGACCATACCGGCCACCACAACGGCATGA
- the argB gene encoding acetylglutamate kinase yields the protein MSSASRDPQVVVEVLSEALPYIQQFSGKTVVVKYGGNAMTEDTLIDSFARNIVLMKEVGINPVVVHGGGPQIGSLLEKLNIESRFVNGMRVTDSQTMDVVEMVLGGLVNKSIVNLINQSGGKAIGLTGKDGAQIRARQLKVEHQSPEMTAPEIIDIGHVGEVESISTDLIEMLAARDFIPVIAPIGVDDEGNSYNINADLVAGKLAEALNAEKLMLLTNVAGLMNSEGKVLTGLTTAQVDGLIADGTIYGGMLPKIRCALDAVKGGVNSAHIIDGRVPHAVLLEIFTNAGVGTLITDAG from the coding sequence ATGAGTTCAGCTAGCCGCGACCCTCAGGTCGTTGTGGAAGTGCTGTCAGAAGCACTTCCCTATATTCAGCAATTTTCCGGTAAAACCGTCGTCGTCAAATACGGCGGCAACGCCATGACCGAAGACACGCTGATCGACTCGTTTGCTCGTAACATCGTGCTGATGAAAGAGGTTGGCATCAACCCGGTAGTGGTGCACGGCGGCGGTCCGCAAATTGGCAGTCTGCTGGAGAAGCTCAATATCGAATCCCGCTTCGTCAACGGCATGCGGGTCACCGACTCCCAAACCATGGACGTGGTCGAGATGGTACTGGGCGGCTTGGTCAACAAGAGCATCGTCAACCTGATCAACCAAAGCGGCGGCAAAGCGATTGGTTTGACCGGAAAAGATGGCGCTCAAATTCGCGCTCGCCAGCTCAAGGTAGAGCACCAAAGCCCGGAGATGACCGCGCCGGAGATCATCGATATTGGCCACGTGGGCGAAGTGGAGTCGATCTCCACCGACCTCATCGAGATGCTGGCCGCTCGCGACTTCATCCCGGTCATCGCGCCTATCGGGGTCGATGACGAAGGGAACAGCTACAACATCAACGCCGACCTGGTGGCAGGAAAGCTGGCCGAAGCGCTGAACGCCGAAAAGCTGATGCTGCTCACCAATGTGGCAGGCTTGATGAACAGCGAAGGCAAGGTCCTGACCGGGCTCACGACCGCTCAGGTGGACGGTCTGATTGCCGACGGCACCATCTACGGCGGGATGCTCCCCAAGATCCGCTGCGCGCTGGACGCGGTGAAAGGCGGCGTGAACAGCGCCCACATCATCGATGGGCGTGTGCCCCACGCCGTACTGCTGGAAATTTTCACCAACGCCGGGGTAGGCACCCTGATCACTGACGCAGGCTAA
- the rpoH gene encoding RNA polymerase sigma factor RpoH, with amino-acid sequence MSTSLLPVGQLSPGNDLGGYIQAVNGIAVLSVEEERELAFRLYDEGDLEAARRLVLSHLRFVVHIARSYSGYGLPQADLIQEGNVGLMKAVKRFDPNQGVRLVSFAVHWIKAEIHEFVLRNWRIVKIATTKAQRKLFFNLRSAKKRLAWLNNDEVDAIAKDLDVKPEVVRDMEGRLSAFDAGYDASPSDDEESTYQAPAYFLDDASADPATQLEDSDFEEDSTRRLQLALKGLDERSRDILQRRWLTDDKATLHDLADVYGVSAERIRQLEKNAMKKLRQKMGDAVIAA; translated from the coding sequence ATGAGCACTAGTCTTCTACCGGTGGGACAGCTTTCGCCAGGTAACGACCTGGGAGGCTATATTCAAGCGGTGAATGGCATCGCTGTGCTGAGCGTCGAGGAAGAGCGCGAGCTAGCGTTCCGCCTCTACGATGAGGGCGATTTGGAGGCAGCGCGCCGGTTGGTGCTGTCGCACCTGCGGTTTGTGGTGCACATTGCCCGCAGCTACTCAGGCTACGGCCTGCCGCAAGCGGACTTGATCCAAGAAGGCAACGTAGGCTTGATGAAAGCCGTGAAGCGCTTCGACCCGAATCAAGGGGTGCGCTTGGTGTCGTTCGCCGTGCATTGGATCAAAGCCGAGATTCATGAGTTCGTGCTGCGTAACTGGCGTATCGTCAAAATCGCCACCACCAAGGCGCAGCGTAAGCTGTTCTTCAACCTGCGCAGCGCGAAAAAGCGTTTGGCATGGCTGAACAACGACGAGGTCGATGCGATTGCCAAAGACCTCGACGTGAAGCCGGAAGTCGTGCGCGATATGGAAGGCCGCCTCTCGGCATTCGATGCCGGGTACGATGCGTCGCCCAGCGACGACGAAGAGAGCACGTACCAAGCGCCAGCGTACTTCCTCGACGATGCCTCCGCCGACCCGGCAACGCAGCTCGAAGATAGTGACTTCGAAGAGGACTCCACGCGCCGTCTTCAATTGGCGCTCAAAGGGCTGGATGAGCGCTCGCGGGATATTCTGCAGCGCCGCTGGCTCACCGACGATAAAGCCACGCTGCACGATTTGGCCGATGTGTACGGCGTTAGCGCCGAGCGTATTCGCCAGCTCGAAAAGAACGCCATGAAGAAGCTTCGCCAGAAAATGGGCGACGCGGTGATCGCAGCGTAA
- the slmA gene encoding nucleoid occlusion factor SlmA, with translation MSDDRKPRRREQILQALAIMLEEDSGKRITTAALARQVGVSEAALYRHFPSKARMFEGLIDFIEESIFARITRILDDIPDATTRCGTILSLLLGFAEKNPGLARVLGGDVLTGETARLRQRVHQLFERLETQLKQVLREAELREGLRTSISASAAANLLIAQAEGRISQYVRSDFKRLPTEYWDDQWTLISGQLLRATAQPA, from the coding sequence ATGAGTGACGATCGCAAACCTCGCCGCCGCGAGCAGATACTGCAGGCGCTGGCCATCATGCTGGAAGAGGATAGCGGTAAACGCATCACCACGGCTGCCCTGGCGCGCCAAGTGGGCGTTTCCGAAGCGGCGCTGTATCGCCATTTTCCCAGCAAGGCGCGCATGTTCGAGGGCTTGATCGACTTTATCGAAGAGAGCATTTTCGCCCGAATCACCCGCATTCTCGATGATATTCCCGACGCAACCACCCGCTGCGGAACGATTCTCTCGCTCCTGCTTGGGTTTGCCGAGAAGAACCCAGGGCTTGCCAGGGTACTGGGAGGCGATGTGCTCACCGGAGAGACCGCTCGACTGCGCCAGCGGGTACACCAGCTCTTCGAGCGCCTAGAGACCCAGCTCAAGCAGGTGCTCCGTGAAGCCGAGCTGCGCGAAGGGCTGCGCACCAGCATTTCCGCCTCGGCCGCCGCCAATTTGTTGATCGCTCAGGCCGAGGGGCGTATTTCGCAATACGTACGCAGCGACTTCAAACGGCTACCTACCGAGTATTGGGACGACCAGTGGACGCTGATCTCGGGCCAGCTGTTACGGGCCACGGCCCAACCTGCATGA